One genomic window of Haloarchaeobius salinus includes the following:
- a CDS encoding methyltransferase domain-containing protein, which translates to MTDDRETLFLLWAARETGVLDALLSDADTPSEVAERTDVTERAARLAVEGLADAGFFRDVGGVYEPTNRALGFLAAADLRSVGRFPAELDDLDALGQLPETMRGGGPPVGDDDATEQAPDGTTTAWTRNRLGRVQATDEATVRACVTAAQHVAPDGRVVDIGGAPGTYAVEFARRGYDVTLLDSTDRLDASASLLAREPVESVTWELPDDEGSNTETSDEGGSTALPVDGVDCAFVPLRTSDRSAAANRRLVAAAADALAPGGWLVVVDYLRGRSPAARARTVHRLALGSGEAHEPANYRDWFEAAGLRAVQVRDVPGTDRQAVLGQARDS; encoded by the coding sequence ATGACCGACGACCGGGAGACGCTGTTCCTGCTGTGGGCCGCCCGCGAGACGGGCGTACTCGACGCGCTGCTCTCCGACGCCGACACGCCGAGCGAGGTCGCCGAACGGACGGACGTGACCGAGCGCGCGGCCCGCCTCGCCGTCGAGGGGCTCGCCGACGCCGGCTTCTTCCGCGACGTGGGCGGCGTCTACGAGCCGACGAACCGCGCGCTGGGCTTCCTCGCGGCGGCGGACCTCCGCTCGGTGGGGCGCTTCCCGGCCGAACTCGACGACCTCGACGCGCTCGGTCAACTTCCCGAGACGATGCGCGGCGGGGGCCCACCGGTCGGCGACGACGACGCCACCGAGCAGGCACCCGACGGCACCACGACCGCGTGGACCCGAAACCGCCTCGGCCGCGTGCAGGCAACCGACGAGGCCACCGTCCGGGCGTGCGTCACCGCCGCCCAGCACGTCGCGCCCGACGGCCGGGTCGTCGATATCGGCGGCGCACCGGGCACCTACGCCGTCGAGTTCGCCCGCCGGGGCTACGACGTGACGCTGCTCGACAGCACCGACCGGCTCGACGCGTCGGCGTCGCTGCTCGCCCGGGAGCCCGTCGAGTCGGTGACGTGGGAGCTCCCCGACGACGAGGGGAGCAACACCGAGACGAGCGACGAAGGGGGTTCCACCGCACTCCCCGTCGACGGCGTCGACTGCGCGTTCGTCCCGCTCCGGACCAGCGACCGCTCGGCGGCGGCGAACCGGCGGCTCGTCGCGGCGGCGGCCGACGCGCTCGCGCCGGGCGGCTGGCTCGTGGTCGTGGATTACCTTCGCGGGCGCTCGCCCGCCGCGCGTGCGAGGACAGTCCACCGGCTCGCGCTCGGCTCCGGCGAGGCACACGAGCCCGCGAACTACCGCGACTGGTTCGAAGCCGCGGGACTGCGGGCGGTACAGGTGCGCGACGTGCCGGGGACGGACCGGCAGGCGGTGCTGGGGCAGGCGCGAGATTCTTAA
- a CDS encoding 30S ribosomal protein S7 → MSAEDTPEPDKPAGTDDEGARAQLFGTWDVTDIEYNDPSTERYISVTPVAHTMGRHSSKQFKKSEISIVERLINRLMQTEENTGKKQKAIQIVREGFEQIHERTDENPIQVLVTAVENAAPREETVRLKYGGISVPKAVDVAPQRRVDQALLFLADGTYKDSFKTPTSAAEALANQLVGAANYDVQTYAISQKEEKERVAAAAR, encoded by the coding sequence ATGTCTGCCGAAGACACACCCGAGCCGGACAAGCCGGCGGGCACGGACGACGAGGGCGCACGCGCCCAGCTGTTCGGCACGTGGGACGTGACCGATATCGAGTACAACGACCCCTCCACCGAGCGCTACATCTCGGTGACGCCGGTCGCGCACACGATGGGTCGGCACTCCTCGAAGCAGTTCAAGAAGTCCGAGATCTCCATCGTCGAGCGGCTCATCAACCGCCTGATGCAGACCGAGGAGAACACGGGCAAGAAGCAGAAGGCGATCCAGATCGTCCGCGAGGGCTTCGAACAGATCCACGAGCGCACCGACGAGAACCCCATCCAGGTGCTCGTCACCGCCGTCGAGAACGCGGCCCCGCGCGAGGAGACCGTCCGCCTGAAGTACGGTGGCATCTCGGTCCCGAAGGCCGTCGACGTCGCGCCGCAGCGTCGCGTCGACCAGGCCCTGCTGTTCCTGGCCGACGGCACCTACAAGGACTCGTTCAAGACGCCGACGTCCGCCGCCGAGGCGCTGGCCAACCAGCTCGTCGGCGCGGCGAACTACGACGTCCAGACGTACGCCATCAGCCAGAAGGAAGAGAAGGAACGCGTCGCGGCCGCGGCACGCTAA
- a CDS encoding biotin transporter BioY: MSDSHESVDLVADETVERLALAAVVAALTAALAQVSIPVPGLPAPVSFQPFGVYAAGLLLGARWGGFSMLLYLLTGAAGVPVFSDGGAGLGYALGPTGGYLVGYVVAAVVIGLVAHGGLDAERPSAVPTWRQSLALFVGIAVIYALGVPWLAETTEYSLSASMAVPLDVPFVGLSGPTVTMPEAVVVGAAVFLPGDVLKIAATLGVVRSGQLDALAE; encoded by the coding sequence ATGTCCGACTCGCACGAATCGGTCGACCTCGTCGCCGACGAGACCGTCGAGCGGCTCGCACTGGCGGCGGTCGTCGCGGCGCTGACCGCCGCGCTCGCACAGGTGTCGATCCCCGTGCCGGGGCTGCCCGCGCCGGTGTCCTTCCAGCCGTTCGGGGTGTACGCCGCCGGGCTGTTGCTCGGCGCGCGCTGGGGCGGGTTCTCGATGCTGCTGTACCTGCTCACCGGCGCGGCCGGCGTGCCGGTGTTCTCGGACGGCGGTGCGGGGCTCGGCTACGCCCTCGGCCCGACGGGCGGCTACCTCGTCGGCTACGTCGTCGCGGCAGTGGTCATCGGGCTGGTCGCCCACGGTGGGCTCGACGCGGAGCGGCCGTCGGCGGTGCCGACGTGGCGGCAGTCCCTCGCGCTGTTCGTCGGCATCGCCGTCATCTACGCGCTGGGGGTGCCCTGGCTCGCGGAGACGACGGAGTACTCGCTGTCGGCGTCGATGGCGGTCCCGCTCGACGTGCCGTTCGTCGGGCTGTCGGGGCCGACGGTGACGATGCCGGAGGCGGTCGTCGTCGGGGCGGCCGTCTTCCTGCCCGGTGACGTGCTGAAGATCGCGGCGACGCTGGGCGTCGTCCGGTCCGGCCAACTCGACGCGCTCGCCGAATGA
- a CDS encoding energy-coupling factor ABC transporter ATP-binding protein codes for MIRVENLSHSYGDTQVLDGVSTTVDDGAFVLLVGANGSGKTTLVRQCNGLLEPDAGRVLVDGTPVHEDLVRARTRVGMVFQHPRDQLVAATVGADVAFGPENLGLDRETVDARVADALDAVGMAGREDERVDELSGGEEARVAIAGALAMEPAHLILDEPLAGLDATGRESVRSRLEALHADGASVVVVTHDLREWFTIADRVVALDDGRIVADGPPETVRDALADVAVDVPE; via the coding sequence ATGATCCGCGTCGAGAACCTCTCGCACAGCTACGGCGACACGCAGGTGCTCGACGGCGTGTCGACGACCGTCGACGACGGCGCGTTCGTCCTCCTCGTCGGCGCGAACGGCAGCGGGAAGACGACGCTCGTCCGGCAGTGCAACGGCCTGCTCGAACCCGACGCCGGCCGGGTGCTCGTCGACGGCACGCCCGTCCACGAGGACCTCGTGCGCGCCCGGACCCGCGTCGGGATGGTGTTCCAGCACCCCCGCGACCAGCTCGTCGCCGCGACCGTCGGCGCGGACGTGGCGTTCGGGCCGGAGAACCTCGGTCTGGACCGCGAGACGGTCGACGCCCGGGTCGCGGACGCCCTCGACGCCGTCGGGATGGCCGGCCGCGAGGACGAACGCGTCGACGAGCTCTCCGGCGGCGAGGAGGCCCGGGTCGCAATCGCCGGCGCGCTGGCCATGGAGCCTGCGCACCTGATACTCGACGAACCGCTCGCCGGGCTGGACGCGACCGGCCGCGAGTCCGTCCGATCCCGGCTCGAGGCCCTGCACGCCGACGGGGCGAGTGTCGTCGTCGTCACGCACGACCTGCGCGAGTGGTTCACCATCGCGGACCGCGTCGTCGCACTCGACGACGGGCGCATCGTCGCGGACGGCCCACCCGAGACCGTGCGCGATGCGCTGGCGGACGTGGCCGTGGACGTCCCGGAATGA
- a CDS encoding protein-L-isoaspartate(D-aspartate) O-methyltransferase codes for MSFEAARESLVDRLARRSDIERESTLDAMRAVPRHEFVPESRRSEAYADRPLPIGDGATISAPHMVAIMVDALGLSPGERVLEVGTGCGYHAAVTAEVVGPENVFSVEYSDRLASEARERLDRLGYDDIGIRAGDGREGWAEHAPYDAAYLTCAAPELPESVVEQVRPGGVVLAPIGTDRQTLVHATRRADGSLDREDRGGVRFVRMQ; via the coding sequence ATGAGCTTCGAGGCCGCCCGGGAGTCGCTGGTCGACCGGCTCGCCCGCCGGAGCGACATCGAGCGGGAGTCCACGCTCGACGCGATGCGGGCGGTCCCGAGACACGAGTTCGTCCCCGAATCACGCCGGAGCGAGGCGTACGCCGACCGCCCGTTGCCCATCGGCGACGGCGCGACCATCAGCGCACCGCACATGGTCGCCATCATGGTCGATGCGCTCGGCCTCTCGCCCGGCGAGCGGGTGCTCGAGGTCGGCACCGGCTGTGGCTACCACGCCGCCGTCACCGCGGAGGTCGTCGGCCCGGAGAACGTCTTCTCCGTCGAGTACAGCGACCGACTCGCCAGCGAGGCCCGCGAGCGGCTGGACCGGCTGGGCTACGACGACATCGGAATCAGAGCGGGCGACGGTCGCGAGGGCTGGGCCGAGCACGCGCCCTACGACGCCGCGTACCTGACCTGCGCTGCACCGGAGCTCCCCGAATCCGTCGTCGAGCAGGTACGGCCGGGCGGGGTCGTCCTCGCCCCCATCGGCACCGACCGCCAGACGCTCGTCCACGCGACCCGGCGGGCAGACGGCTCGCTCGACCGCGAGGACCGGGGCGGCGTGCGGTTCGTCCGGATGCAGTGA
- a CDS encoding HVO_0476 family zinc finger protein, with translation MSEVADRLALPCPSCSPEFERAHEVLKERGQMYTVRCTECGHVHKERVEPDETVEVDVVVSQDGDSFTATVEAPVDETVATGEEFILDTDEAIMTVRITSLELDGERRVEEAEAGDVETFWTRAVGNVGVNVTIHPRDGRNNETRSERVYVPGDYEFVVGETETFDNDEFTISGIAVRADAEGYYHDKLDHDGDTVIAKDTKRVYAWDEETTAWSAW, from the coding sequence ATGAGCGAAGTCGCCGACAGGCTCGCGCTCCCCTGTCCCTCGTGTTCGCCCGAGTTCGAACGGGCGCACGAGGTGCTGAAGGAGCGCGGGCAGATGTACACGGTCCGCTGTACGGAGTGCGGGCACGTCCACAAGGAGCGGGTCGAACCGGACGAGACGGTCGAGGTCGACGTCGTCGTCAGTCAGGACGGGGACTCCTTCACCGCGACGGTGGAGGCCCCGGTCGACGAGACGGTCGCGACGGGCGAGGAGTTCATCCTCGACACCGACGAGGCCATCATGACGGTCCGCATCACGAGCCTCGAGCTCGACGGCGAGCGCCGGGTCGAGGAGGCGGAGGCGGGCGACGTGGAGACGTTCTGGACCCGTGCAGTCGGGAACGTCGGGGTCAACGTGACCATCCACCCGCGCGACGGCCGCAACAACGAGACGCGCTCGGAGCGCGTGTACGTCCCCGGCGACTACGAGTTCGTCGTCGGCGAGACGGAGACGTTCGACAACGACGAGTTCACCATCAGCGGGATCGCGGTGCGCGCCGACGCGGAGGGCTACTATCACGACAAGCTCGACCACGACGGCGACACGGTCATCGCGAAGGACACGAAGCGCGTCTACGCGTGGGACGAGGAGACCACCGCCTGGTCCGCCTGGTGA
- a CDS encoding PQQ-dependent sugar dehydrogenase, translated as MASNPPSRRQFLAAAAAAGLAGCLSDVTGTDGTPTDPPTSAYDPTVDDAEWPRYDEDWDAPTDSPLDYEYETEVLVENLEIPWDISFTGEDELFLTERTGTIRRFESGDVVDVVEPEEAIDAGAIDDPSEQTWWVEGGEGGLLGVAAHPDYPEPPLVYAYYTYQEDGTAKNKVSSFDASAEDPQSTVTPIVEGIPGETYHDGGRIAFGPEGNLWITTGDAGTASRSQNMDSLGGKVLRVTASGDPVDGNAEGGDARIFSLGHRNPQTITWLPDATPVAAEHGQTAQDEVNLLSPGWNGGWPEARTADEYPGSDYNRPVAHTGTSTWAPSGGVFYTGDSVPGLQNRLLLGGLHSQRINVVTLSPPDADLPPAANGRRHDADWMDNGYVATSHHLFEDEFGRIRHVEQGPDGDLYFITCNRDGRAEGDFPKENGDRLVRVRQV; from the coding sequence ATGGCATCGAACCCTCCATCCCGCCGCCAGTTCCTCGCGGCGGCCGCGGCGGCCGGGCTGGCCGGCTGTCTCTCGGACGTCACCGGCACCGACGGTACACCCACCGACCCACCCACGTCGGCGTACGACCCGACGGTCGACGACGCCGAGTGGCCCCGGTACGACGAGGACTGGGACGCGCCGACGGACTCGCCGCTCGACTACGAGTACGAGACGGAGGTACTGGTCGAGAACCTCGAGATCCCGTGGGACATCTCCTTCACGGGCGAGGACGAGCTGTTCCTGACCGAACGCACCGGCACCATCCGGCGGTTCGAGTCGGGCGACGTGGTCGACGTGGTCGAGCCCGAGGAGGCCATCGACGCGGGGGCCATCGACGACCCGAGCGAGCAGACCTGGTGGGTCGAGGGCGGGGAGGGTGGCCTGCTCGGCGTCGCGGCGCACCCGGACTACCCGGAGCCGCCGCTGGTGTACGCGTACTACACGTATCAGGAGGACGGCACCGCCAAGAACAAGGTTTCGTCGTTCGACGCCTCGGCCGAGGACCCGCAGTCGACGGTGACGCCCATCGTCGAGGGCATCCCGGGTGAGACGTACCACGACGGCGGCCGCATCGCGTTCGGACCGGAGGGGAACCTCTGGATCACGACCGGTGACGCGGGGACGGCCTCGCGCAGCCAGAACATGGACTCGCTCGGCGGGAAGGTGCTCCGCGTCACGGCCTCGGGCGACCCGGTCGACGGCAACGCCGAGGGCGGCGACGCGCGGATCTTCTCGCTGGGCCACCGCAACCCCCAGACGATCACGTGGCTGCCGGACGCGACGCCGGTCGCGGCCGAGCACGGCCAGACCGCCCAGGACGAGGTGAACCTGCTCTCGCCCGGCTGGAACGGCGGCTGGCCCGAGGCCCGGACCGCCGACGAGTACCCCGGCAGCGACTACAACCGGCCTGTCGCCCATACGGGGACGTCCACGTGGGCCCCGAGCGGCGGCGTCTTCTACACCGGCGACAGCGTCCCCGGTCTGCAGAACCGCCTGCTCCTCGGCGGGCTCCACAGCCAGCGCATCAACGTCGTCACGCTCTCGCCGCCGGACGCCGACCTGCCGCCCGCGGCGAACGGACGGCGGCACGATGCGGACTGGATGGACAACGGCTACGTGGCCACCTCGCACCACCTGTTCGAGGACGAGTTCGGCCGCATCCGTCACGTCGAGCAGGGGCCGGACGGCGACCTCTACTTCATCACCTGCAACCGCGACGGCCGCGCCGAGGGGGACTTCCCCAAGGAGAACGGCGACCGACTCGTTCGCGTGCGGCAGGTCTGA
- a CDS encoding 30S ribosomal protein S12 has product MANGKYAARKLKKDRQNHRWSDSEYARRERGLRKKSDPLEGAPQGRGIVLEKVGIEAKQPNSAIRKCVRVQLIKNGKQVTAFCPGDGAISFIDEHDEVTIAGIGGAKGRAMGDLSGVNYKVEKVNGVAMLELVRGNAEKPVR; this is encoded by the coding sequence ATGGCGAACGGCAAATACGCCGCGCGCAAGCTCAAGAAGGACCGCCAGAACCACCGGTGGTCCGACTCCGAGTACGCTCGACGCGAGCGCGGACTCCGCAAGAAGTCCGACCCGCTCGAGGGCGCGCCCCAGGGTCGAGGTATCGTGCTGGAGAAGGTCGGCATCGAGGCGAAGCAGCCGAACTCCGCGATTCGGAAGTGCGTCCGTGTCCAGCTGATCAAGAACGGCAAGCAGGTCACGGCGTTCTGCCCGGGCGACGGTGCCATCTCGTTCATCGACGAGCACGACGAGGTCACCATCGCCGGCATCGGTGGGGCGAAGGGTCGCGCGATGGGCGACCTCTCCGGCGTGAACTACAAGGTCGAGAAGGTCAACGGCGTCGCGATGCTCGAACTCGTCCGCGGGAACGCGGAGAAGCCGGTGCGCTAA
- a CDS encoding energy-coupling factor transporter transmembrane component T family protein, giving the protein MIRYTPGGTLAHRLDARSKLLFQFGFALAAFASPTPRWLAATAVVAGLTLVASRTSPVTVVRTYWFVFVLLFSGPALDLVALSPPRLTPGRAVAPTLDVGRVALVLFVGAAYVRTTPIRETRATIQRYVPGKPGRLLGVGVALTARFLPVLRRDLLATRTAMRARLGGQRPVTDRLGRLGRVGLARAFERADHLTLALRARCFSWQPTPPTFRFTPADAVVSLAGVGLAAAGLAVTLGLWP; this is encoded by the coding sequence ATGATCCGCTACACGCCCGGCGGGACGCTCGCCCACCGCCTCGACGCGCGCTCGAAGCTCCTGTTCCAGTTCGGCTTCGCCCTCGCCGCGTTCGCGAGCCCGACGCCGCGCTGGCTCGCCGCGACGGCGGTCGTCGCGGGGCTCACGCTCGTCGCGTCGCGCACCTCGCCCGTCACCGTCGTCCGCACCTACTGGTTCGTGTTCGTGCTCCTGTTCAGCGGTCCGGCGCTCGACCTCGTCGCGCTCTCGCCACCCCGACTCACCCCCGGGCGGGCGGTCGCCCCGACGCTCGACGTTGGTCGGGTCGCCCTCGTGCTGTTCGTCGGCGCGGCGTACGTCCGCACGACGCCAATCCGCGAGACGCGGGCGACCATCCAGCGGTACGTCCCCGGGAAGCCCGGTCGCCTGCTCGGCGTCGGCGTCGCGCTCACCGCCCGGTTCCTGCCGGTGCTCCGCCGGGACCTGCTCGCGACCCGGACCGCGATGCGTGCCCGCCTCGGCGGCCAGCGCCCGGTGACCGACCGGCTGGGACGCCTCGGCCGCGTCGGGCTCGCGCGGGCGTTCGAGCGCGCCGACCACCTGACGCTGGCGCTCCGTGCACGCTGTTTCTCGTGGCAGCCGACGCCACCGACGTTCCGGTTCACCCCTGCCGACGCGGTCGTCTCGCTCGCCGGCGTCGGGCTGGCGGCGGCGGGGCTGGCGGTCACGCTCGGCCTGTGGCCCTGA